Proteins encoded by one window of Desulfovibrio ferrophilus:
- a CDS encoding DMT family transporter yields MIRISSGYGFAVLAAFCWSLMTLFSKILFAAGLSPLEISFWRASIGCICFGIHASYSYSLKIKPSRALLFMLWGMLSIGGLFYVFFMSMQYNGAAMGEILLYTAPVWVAVFSRFISREVVSRRRWLAIVVALVGVTFVCFSGGSLQTETSATGVSCGLASGLIYAMQYPFFKYWQKQYSTEVLYTYLQLGGSLVLLPFIHFNVPYSTQTWSVVVMTALFTGYMAFWAYGQSLKRIPQVHVAVFCNLEPILGTVWVCCFFGENFTLAGWAGFSLIILAVFMLSLELKGTNDS; encoded by the coding sequence ATGATAAGAATTTCATCTGGCTACGGGTTCGCCGTCCTGGCTGCATTTTGCTGGTCATTAATGACCCTTTTTTCAAAAATTTTATTTGCAGCTGGGCTTTCCCCCTTGGAAATATCTTTTTGGCGGGCCTCCATCGGATGTATTTGTTTTGGAATCCATGCGTCCTACTCGTACTCATTGAAGATCAAGCCTAGCCGGGCGCTGCTGTTTATGCTTTGGGGGATGCTGAGCATAGGCGGACTTTTTTATGTATTTTTCATGTCAATGCAATACAACGGTGCAGCCATGGGAGAAATCCTATTGTATACTGCTCCAGTTTGGGTTGCTGTATTCTCACGATTTATTTCGCGTGAAGTCGTGTCGCGGCGAAGATGGTTGGCAATCGTTGTCGCACTGGTTGGAGTGACATTTGTGTGTTTCTCTGGGGGGAGTCTGCAAACTGAAACATCGGCTACAGGTGTTTCTTGTGGTTTGGCTTCTGGCCTTATATATGCCATGCAGTATCCGTTTTTCAAGTATTGGCAAAAGCAATACAGCACTGAAGTCCTCTATACATATCTGCAATTGGGTGGATCTCTGGTTTTACTTCCTTTCATCCATTTTAATGTCCCCTATTCCACACAGACATGGTCTGTCGTTGTGATGACAGCCCTGTTTACTGGTTACATGGCATTTTGGGCTTACGGACAAAGTTTGAAACGTATCCCCCAAGTCCATGTCGCTGTGTTTTGCAACCTGGAACCCATCTTGGGGACGGTTTGGGTCTGCTGCTTTTTTGGTGAAAATTTCACCTTGGCGGGATGGGCTGGGTTTTCCTTGATTATCCTCGCTGTTTTCATGCTGTCTTTGGAACTAAAGGGTACCAATGATTCGTAA
- a CDS encoding MFS transporter, producing the protein MVTTGQNSVKYEDAPFSPVHKKIAIGTFMGQVCDGYVLGIVGIALTYATGALGLDGYWMGLIGAGALFGILLGSLLTGIIIDRVGRRATYMFVSFFCLVLSVLQFFLSDPTLLVVVRFLLGMCVGADYTVGVALLSEWTPERIRTKMMAWLMAAWTFGYIISYFAGLFIASMGDMGENGWRWIIASSAIFAFITLVVRLGSPESPSWMLAKKRVGDALALVHKHLGANYALPEEKEKVVSASFFRLFSPELWRSTVTSCVFFLCQVLPFFAISIFLPVVVKGLNIANPHASGMLYNGFTMVGVLIGIMIADKISRRAFLLWTFYGAAAILTLMTVWPNMPTTLAFVLLGSFSTVLAISIVAEWLYPPELFPTELRGSGVGLTIAFSRIGAGMGTWMLPVVTEQYGVTVTLGCCIASLVIGGVVCQLLAPETSPKFAKS; encoded by the coding sequence ATGGTAACAACAGGCCAGAACAGTGTGAAATATGAAGATGCTCCTTTTAGTCCCGTTCATAAAAAAATAGCAATTGGCACCTTTATGGGCCAAGTCTGTGATGGATACGTTCTCGGTATTGTCGGCATTGCCTTGACCTACGCCACCGGTGCTCTGGGGCTGGACGGCTACTGGATGGGGCTGATTGGAGCCGGAGCTCTTTTTGGGATTCTGCTCGGAAGCCTGTTGACCGGAATTATCATTGACCGTGTTGGAAGAAGGGCGACGTACATGTTCGTGTCCTTTTTCTGCCTGGTCTTGTCGGTTCTTCAATTTTTCTTGTCAGATCCGACGCTCCTTGTTGTTGTCAGGTTCCTTCTTGGCATGTGTGTGGGAGCCGACTATACCGTCGGTGTCGCACTGCTCAGCGAATGGACTCCCGAGCGGATTCGTACGAAGATGATGGCCTGGCTTATGGCTGCCTGGACATTTGGATACATCATTTCCTACTTCGCCGGTCTTTTCATCGCTTCCATGGGAGATATGGGAGAGAATGGATGGCGCTGGATTATCGCTTCTTCTGCTATCTTCGCTTTTATTACCCTTGTTGTGCGCCTGGGGTCCCCCGAGTCGCCGTCCTGGATGTTGGCCAAGAAGCGTGTTGGTGATGCACTGGCACTGGTTCACAAGCATCTTGGGGCAAATTATGCTCTGCCGGAAGAAAAAGAGAAAGTCGTCTCCGCCTCTTTCTTCAGGCTGTTCAGCCCTGAGCTGTGGCGTAGTACTGTTACTTCCTGTGTTTTCTTCCTCTGTCAGGTGCTTCCTTTCTTTGCCATCAGCATTTTCCTGCCGGTCGTTGTGAAGGGATTGAACATCGCCAACCCTCATGCCTCTGGGATGCTGTACAACGGTTTCACCATGGTTGGTGTTCTGATTGGTATCATGATCGCCGACAAGATCTCCCGTCGTGCGTTTCTGCTGTGGACATTCTACGGTGCTGCGGCGATTCTGACCCTGATGACCGTTTGGCCTAATATGCCTACCACGCTGGCATTTGTTCTGCTTGGGTCTTTCTCTACTGTTCTCGCTATCTCTATTGTTGCTGAGTGGCTGTATCCGCCCGAACTTTTCCCTACGGAACTCCGCGGCTCGGGCGTTGGTCTGACCATTGCCTTCAGCCGTATTGGTGCCGGTATGGGAACCTGGATGCTTCCTGTTGTTACTGAGCAGTATGGAGTTACCGTCACCCTGGGGTGCTGTATTGCTTCGCTGGTGATCGGTGGTGTTGTCTGCCAGCTCTTGGCCCCTGAAACTTCCCCTAAATTTGCTAAGTCATAA
- a CDS encoding RidA family protein → MEFFNSAESCEVIGPYCHCVKAGNTYYTCGQVPFHPVNGNVVGVTIKEQAFQTLYNLKSVLDAAGLEISDIVKVNVFLTSMDDFDGFNEVYADFMGEHRPARLCLGASEIAHGCLLELDAIAYKESE, encoded by the coding sequence ATGGAATTCTTTAATTCGGCAGAATCATGTGAAGTAATAGGCCCTTACTGTCACTGTGTTAAAGCTGGAAATACATATTACACCTGCGGGCAAGTACCTTTTCATCCTGTCAACGGGAATGTCGTAGGTGTGACTATCAAGGAGCAAGCCTTTCAGACGTTGTATAATCTGAAATCAGTTCTTGATGCTGCAGGTCTTGAAATTTCAGATATTGTCAAAGTTAATGTGTTTTTGACCAGCATGGATGATTTTGATGGTTTCAATGAAGTCTATGCTGATTTTATGGGCGAACACCGTCCGGCGCGACTCTGCTTGGGGGCCAGTGAGATTGCCCACGGATGTCTTCTTGAGTTGGATGCAATAGCTTATAAGGAATCAGAGTAG
- a CDS encoding NAD(P)/FAD-dependent oxidoreductase, which yields MRDVKLYPTTTGQSWVEMSAYKHHNFKDHSEIKDEYDYIIVGAGYGGQAAARRLAELHPDSKIAVFEAIKIGDNDSGKNAGFIIDVPHDFGDQGASSFEDNKKYFELNTFIIKWMEDTIKEKGIEDVDWDHCGKYLCCAETKSFKLIEHEIEELKKMNCSYEVVEGEDLYRRTGTRYYKKALYTSGTVLINPADVLRAMFTVMPENVDVFEESPVMRIDEGSPTGIVLRSGRRVQGKFVLVTGGPFIQEFGIGKKVFCPVLSYGAFTRQFTEEEMRHMEGVKPWGCTAGHPAGTTVRFTRDNRIYVRNGFSFATNLTTSHQRIQRAIPKLRKAYENRFPELKHVNFEFVYGGMINMTMNYRPLMMQQHPTVFASACGEGAGVAKTSLLGYYLAEWVSGMSSQNLDFLKRISTPKRLPPEPFLTIGAEARLFYEELCAKKEI from the coding sequence ATGCGTGATGTAAAGCTTTATCCCACGACGACTGGTCAGAGCTGGGTCGAAATGTCTGCATACAAGCATCATAATTTCAAAGATCACTCTGAAATCAAAGATGAATATGACTATATAATTGTTGGCGCTGGTTACGGGGGGCAGGCTGCGGCCAGGCGCCTGGCCGAGCTGCATCCCGATTCAAAGATTGCTGTTTTTGAGGCTATCAAGATCGGCGATAATGATAGTGGTAAAAATGCTGGTTTCATCATTGATGTGCCGCATGATTTTGGTGATCAGGGCGCTTCTTCTTTTGAAGACAACAAGAAATACTTTGAATTGAATACCTTCATCATTAAGTGGATGGAAGACACCATTAAAGAGAAGGGCATTGAAGATGTGGACTGGGATCATTGTGGAAAGTATCTGTGCTGCGCCGAGACAAAGAGCTTTAAACTGATTGAGCATGAGATTGAAGAGCTCAAAAAGATGAATTGCTCTTATGAGGTTGTTGAGGGCGAGGATTTGTATCGGCGCACCGGCACCAGGTATTACAAGAAAGCTTTGTACACCTCTGGTACCGTGCTCATCAATCCTGCGGACGTTTTGCGGGCCATGTTTACTGTGATGCCTGAGAATGTGGATGTTTTCGAAGAGAGCCCGGTCATGCGCATCGACGAAGGCAGCCCGACCGGCATTGTGCTCAGAAGCGGCAGGAGAGTTCAGGGTAAATTCGTTCTGGTCACTGGTGGGCCGTTTATCCAGGAATTCGGCATTGGTAAGAAGGTGTTTTGCCCGGTGCTTTCTTACGGGGCATTCACCCGCCAGTTCACTGAGGAGGAAATGCGGCATATGGAAGGCGTCAAGCCCTGGGGCTGTACCGCTGGGCATCCCGCCGGAACCACTGTCCGATTTACCAGAGACAACCGTATTTATGTGCGCAATGGTTTCTCCTTTGCGACGAATCTCACGACCTCTCATCAGCGCATCCAGAGGGCAATTCCAAAATTGCGTAAAGCTTATGAGAATCGTTTCCCGGAACTCAAGCATGTTAATTTTGAGTTCGTTTATGGTGGAATGATTAACATGACCATGAACTACCGGCCCTTGATGATGCAGCAGCATCCCACCGTTTTTGCTTCAGCATGCGGTGAAGGTGCTGGCGTCGCCAAGACAAGCCTGCTTGGCTACTACCTGGCTGAATGGGTCAGCGGTATGTCGAGTCAGAATCTTGATTTCCTCAAGAGAATCTCCACTCCCAAACGGCTCCCGCCGGAACCGTTCCTGACTATTGGTGCAGAAGCCAGACTCTTCTACGAAGAGCTTTGTGCCAAGAAAGAAATCTAA
- a CDS encoding acetate--CoA ligase family protein — protein sequence MSDLLPLFQPKSVALIGASSNSKKYGYWTAKSLVENKFEGDIYFVSRSGGELFGLPTYPDILEVPGEVDLAIIAIAPKFILSVMEQCVEKGVKSAIVVSTGFGETGPEGKELERKMLEIARKGNMRVQGPNCMGTYSAAKSMNASIIDLAPGPMSLVLQSGNFGIDINFNAKSRNLGYSCWATIGNQMDLRFHDFVEYVETDDETKVLLLYMEGLRVESEEDGRKFIEAAKRTAAKTPIAAIKIGRSAAGARAAASHTGSLAGSEKIFDAALKQAGIIRVDSPGQLLDVAEAFSKCKPANGKRIAVLTDGGGHGVMATDFAEKFNLEAPVLSDATQAKLQEILMPHCPIKNPVDLAGTPEADMWVFDRCLDVLLDDPDVDGVIIVGLYGGYADLSEEFRVLEMDVAKSMVKKISEANKPVVMQSIYQPQHPECLEYISENGVPVFGAVDAAVRTMGVLAGYSDLKKSLQEEAGEELPVMPSDRKEKAEAVLNAVKASGRTNLVETEARSVLRCYGLDIMEDYLATNADEAADFYKKIGGKVVMKIVSPDILHKTDAGGVALNIDSEDKARDAFEQLMKNGRRYKSDADIFGVMMTAMLPGGVECIIGSSHDNTFGPTVMFGLGGIFVEILKDVAFRVAPVNMPSCRSMIREIKGLGMLQGARGSKPCDLEALAETVCIISQMVNELRDIAEVDLNPVFALEKSLSIADARIVLHG from the coding sequence ATGAGTGATCTGCTTCCTCTGTTTCAACCTAAAAGTGTTGCCCTGATTGGTGCTTCTTCCAATTCGAAGAAGTACGGGTATTGGACAGCAAAAAGCCTGGTTGAAAATAAGTTTGAAGGAGACATCTATTTTGTTTCCCGTTCCGGTGGCGAACTTTTTGGCCTTCCCACCTATCCGGATATTCTCGAAGTGCCCGGAGAAGTTGATCTGGCCATTATTGCCATCGCTCCCAAATTTATCCTGTCTGTCATGGAACAGTGCGTTGAGAAGGGTGTAAAGAGCGCCATTGTCGTTTCCACTGGTTTTGGTGAAACCGGACCAGAAGGGAAAGAGCTGGAACGCAAGATGCTCGAAATCGCTCGTAAGGGTAATATGCGAGTACAGGGTCCGAACTGCATGGGCACATACAGCGCGGCCAAAAGCATGAACGCAAGTATCATCGATTTGGCTCCTGGTCCCATGAGCCTGGTTCTGCAAAGCGGAAACTTTGGTATTGATATCAACTTCAATGCCAAGTCCAGGAACCTCGGCTACAGCTGCTGGGCAACCATTGGCAACCAGATGGACTTACGATTCCATGACTTTGTGGAATATGTTGAGACAGATGACGAGACTAAAGTCCTTCTTCTGTACATGGAAGGTCTGCGTGTTGAGAGCGAGGAAGATGGCCGCAAGTTCATCGAAGCTGCCAAAAGAACAGCTGCGAAAACTCCCATTGCCGCAATCAAGATTGGTCGTAGTGCAGCGGGTGCTCGCGCAGCTGCTTCCCATACCGGCTCTCTTGCCGGTAGCGAGAAGATCTTTGATGCAGCACTCAAGCAGGCTGGCATCATTCGTGTCGATAGCCCCGGTCAGTTGTTGGATGTCGCCGAGGCGTTCTCCAAGTGCAAGCCTGCCAATGGTAAGCGCATTGCGGTACTGACCGATGGTGGTGGACACGGCGTTATGGCTACGGATTTTGCTGAAAAGTTCAATCTCGAGGCCCCTGTCCTCTCCGATGCCACACAGGCCAAATTGCAAGAAATCCTGATGCCGCATTGCCCCATCAAGAATCCGGTTGACTTGGCCGGAACCCCTGAAGCGGACATGTGGGTCTTTGATCGTTGTCTGGATGTTCTTTTGGACGACCCGGATGTGGACGGTGTCATTATTGTCGGATTGTACGGCGGTTATGCCGACCTGTCAGAAGAATTCAGAGTTTTGGAAATGGATGTGGCCAAGAGCATGGTCAAGAAGATTTCCGAAGCCAACAAGCCTGTTGTGATGCAGTCCATTTATCAGCCGCAACATCCTGAATGTCTTGAATACATTAGTGAAAATGGTGTGCCGGTCTTCGGAGCTGTTGATGCAGCGGTAAGAACCATGGGCGTGCTCGCTGGTTACAGTGACCTCAAGAAATCCTTGCAGGAAGAGGCCGGGGAAGAATTGCCGGTCATGCCTTCCGATCGCAAGGAAAAAGCCGAAGCTGTCCTCAATGCAGTCAAAGCATCTGGTCGCACAAATCTTGTCGAAACAGAGGCTAGAAGCGTCCTGAGATGCTACGGCCTTGATATTATGGAAGATTATCTGGCCACAAATGCAGATGAAGCTGCTGATTTCTATAAGAAAATCGGTGGTAAAGTGGTCATGAAGATCGTTTCGCCTGACATCCTGCACAAGACCGATGCTGGTGGTGTGGCTCTGAATATTGATTCTGAGGACAAAGCCCGCGATGCCTTTGAGCAGCTGATGAAGAATGGCCGCAGATACAAATCTGATGCTGACATCTTTGGCGTCATGATGACTGCCATGCTCCCCGGTGGAGTGGAGTGCATTATCGGTTCAAGTCATGACAACACCTTTGGGCCTACTGTGATGTTTGGTCTGGGCGGTATTTTCGTGGAAATTCTCAAAGATGTGGCCTTCAGGGTGGCTCCGGTGAATATGCCCTCCTGTCGTAGCATGATTCGAGAAATTAAAGGGTTGGGAATGCTTCAGGGCGCCAGGGGTAGCAAGCCTTGCGATTTGGAAGCGTTAGCTGAAACAGTATGCATTATCTCGCAGATGGTGAACGAGTTGCGCGATATTGCAGAGGTTGACCTCAACCCTGTTTTTGCATTGGAAAAAAGTTTGTCCATTGCAGATGCAAGAATCGTTTTGCACGGTTAA
- a CDS encoding 4Fe-4S binding protein, producing the protein MSEKRHIIDARRCKACGLCVDNCPKGVLAIGGKINAQGYNYVIQENPEKCVLCDICGMICPDMAIGVVAEK; encoded by the coding sequence ATGAGTGAGAAAAGACATATCATTGATGCCCGTCGCTGTAAGGCATGCGGTCTTTGCGTGGACAATTGTCCTAAGGGCGTTCTTGCTATTGGCGGCAAAATCAATGCTCAAGGCTACAATTACGTGATTCAGGAAAATCCTGAAAAATGTGTTCTTTGTGATATTTGCGGCATGATTTGTCCTGACATGGCCATTGGTGTCGTCGCTGAAAAATAA
- a CDS encoding 2-oxoacid:acceptor oxidoreductase family protein: MLHKCMFSGSGGQGSALMAKMVCLGAIKENLKVVMTQTYGIEQRGGDSTAFVIVSDEPIGSPIVENDSDIAVALSQSIYDNCFEGVVPGGMLFTNSSMVESPKDADGFEQVFLSASDTALELGTVRCANMVMLGAVLAGTGILKLETIEEVVKETLGAKKPKLVGLNIEALRTGYAAVEKESGNE, encoded by the coding sequence ATGTTGCATAAATGTATGTTTTCAGGCTCAGGCGGGCAGGGCTCTGCGCTGATGGCGAAAATGGTCTGCCTTGGAGCTATTAAGGAAAATCTGAAAGTTGTCATGACCCAGACCTACGGCATTGAACAGCGAGGTGGTGACTCTACTGCTTTTGTCATTGTTTCGGATGAGCCAATCGGTAGCCCCATCGTTGAAAATGATTCGGACATTGCAGTTGCTCTTAGCCAGTCTATCTATGACAACTGTTTTGAAGGAGTCGTCCCCGGCGGAATGCTTTTTACCAACAGCTCCATGGTTGAGTCACCGAAGGATGCTGATGGTTTTGAACAGGTCTTCCTGTCTGCTTCGGACACTGCCCTGGAACTCGGCACTGTGCGTTGCGCCAACATGGTTATGCTGGGAGCAGTCCTTGCCGGAACGGGAATTCTTAAGTTGGAAACAATTGAAGAAGTTGTGAAAGAAACTCTCGGAGCTAAAAAGCCTAAGCTTGTAGGCTTGAATATAGAAGCGCTGCGCACAGGGTATGCCGCGGTGGAAAAGGAGTCCGGCAATGAGTGA
- a CDS encoding thiamine pyrophosphate-dependent enzyme, whose translation MENLSAKYGKTLNLDKLTSYCPGCGHGIVTRLVAEAIENLGIMERTIAIVGIGCGGFSHHYMDIDAIEATHGRAPSFAVGYKLTRPDNIVFTYAGDGDTSAIGLGDLLHAANKGMPITTIMVNNTVFGMTGGQMSPTSLEGQVTATTVKGRDVSKQGYPLLVPELMRAMPGVKYLARETVATPKGVRKTKKSIQKAFDCQVKGLGYAFVELIVPCPTGLKLNVKGSYERCGKEMTDYFKPQVFKDETEQGHVA comes from the coding sequence ATGGAAAATCTTAGCGCAAAATATGGAAAAACTTTAAATCTGGACAAATTGACCAGTTATTGTCCTGGCTGTGGTCATGGCATTGTGACCCGGCTCGTGGCTGAGGCCATTGAGAACCTGGGAATCATGGAACGGACCATCGCCATCGTGGGCATCGGCTGTGGCGGTTTCTCCCATCATTATATGGATATTGATGCCATTGAAGCCACCCATGGTCGTGCTCCTTCCTTTGCCGTCGGCTACAAGCTGACCCGTCCGGATAATATTGTGTTCACATATGCCGGAGATGGTGACACCAGCGCAATCGGTCTTGGTGATCTTTTGCATGCAGCCAACAAAGGCATGCCCATCACCACGATCATGGTTAATAACACCGTGTTTGGCATGACTGGTGGACAGATGTCTCCCACTTCTCTGGAAGGTCAGGTGACGGCCACTACCGTCAAGGGACGGGATGTGAGTAAGCAGGGCTATCCTCTGCTTGTGCCGGAATTGATGAGGGCTATGCCCGGAGTGAAATATCTGGCCAGAGAAACCGTCGCCACTCCCAAGGGTGTCCGCAAGACCAAGAAGAGCATTCAGAAAGCGTTTGACTGTCAGGTCAAGGGTTTGGGGTATGCGTTTGTTGAGTTGATCGTTCCTTGCCCGACCGGCCTTAAGCTGAATGTTAAGGGCTCTTACGAACGGTGCGGTAAGGAGATGACTGACTATTTTAAACCTCAGGTCTTCAAAGATGAAACGGAGCAGGGTCATGTTGCATAA
- a CDS encoding pyruvate ferredoxin oxidoreductase codes for MTQETLFLKNTETFAESLARCGVKYHFAYPITPATDVMKRMAVILPQYGGEMMQMESELAVSSALAGAACTGTLVATSSSGPGLTLMHEAIGFMCAAELPCLMFDSMRVGPGDGDIIGAQSDYFVATRGGAHGDYHVIVLAPASGQEIADIMPHGVRLAYKYRTPVLFVVDGLSAQTTESTTLPAYNDYSAEFDTSDWAYTGTQDHPKRALITGSYSHQDGYEMNEMLRAKYEKIYDNEQMWEAEQVEDADLVIAAFGIHGRMCTDMVAKMRAEGKKVGFIRPITLWPFPDRAFAALPDSVKNILVVEMNHGQMIDDVRLAVNGRIPVHFLGKTGGDMPMCTLAEMIAEANRILGE; via the coding sequence ATGACCCAGGAAACTTTGTTTTTGAAAAACACGGAAACCTTTGCCGAGAGTCTCGCTCGTTGCGGAGTGAAATATCACTTTGCATACCCGATTACTCCGGCCACGGATGTGATGAAGCGCATGGCAGTCATTTTGCCCCAGTACGGTGGCGAAATGATGCAAATGGAAAGTGAGCTGGCTGTGTCCAGTGCCTTGGCCGGTGCGGCCTGCACAGGAACCTTGGTGGCAACGTCCAGCTCCGGGCCAGGCCTGACTCTGATGCATGAAGCTATCGGTTTTATGTGTGCGGCAGAGCTGCCATGTCTCATGTTTGACTCAATGCGAGTCGGTCCCGGAGACGGTGATATCATTGGTGCCCAAAGTGATTACTTTGTCGCCACCCGTGGGGGCGCACATGGTGATTATCATGTGATTGTTCTGGCCCCTGCTTCCGGCCAGGAAATAGCAGATATTATGCCTCATGGTGTCAGGCTGGCTTACAAATACCGGACTCCGGTCTTGTTTGTGGTTGACGGCTTAAGCGCCCAGACTACCGAGTCCACCACTTTGCCGGCCTACAATGACTATTCCGCTGAATTTGATACTTCAGATTGGGCTTACACCGGTACGCAGGATCACCCCAAGCGTGCGCTCATCACTGGCAGCTATTCTCATCAGGATGGCTATGAAATGAATGAAATGCTCCGCGCCAAGTATGAAAAGATCTACGACAACGAGCAGATGTGGGAAGCCGAACAGGTTGAAGACGCTGACCTCGTGATTGCTGCGTTCGGTATTCATGGTCGGATGTGTACCGATATGGTTGCCAAAATGAGGGCCGAAGGCAAAAAAGTCGGCTTTATCAGGCCCATTACCCTGTGGCCTTTCCCGGACCGTGCCTTTGCTGCTCTGCCCGACTCAGTGAAAAATATCCTGGTGGTCGAAATGAACCATGGGCAGATGATCGATGATGTCAGGTTGGCTGTAAACGGCCGAATCCCTGTTCATTTTCTCGGTAAGACCGGTGGTGATATGCCCATGTGCACCCTGGCAGAGATGATTGCCGAAGCAAACAGAATCCTGGGGGAATAA
- a CDS encoding BCCT family transporter yields the protein MPEVKTLDDRRKLNHYTFWPGFILLIAGITLGLTYQEGLAGILNTAKEWIHFNFGWLEVSLGIIIVMFTIGIAFSPIGDIRLGGKDAKPEFTFWQWFALSLCGCIGIGILFWAMGEPIFHMMQPPLSLHITPGSKDAGVFAIAQTTLHWTIAQYCFYTICGVAIALVGFNRQYPLSVAAGMYAIFPEKWRPVVAPTVHAICLFSLCCAIATSMGAGLMQIGSGTGHIFDYTPGQWTWAAAAAIIIPIYVLSSYSGLKKGMRILSSGTTQAFFFFMALILFMGPTLFILGIGVESFGYFANNFFRNSTLLNTMQINDKWPMQWLVPYMEIFFIFAPLLGHFLARMGKGRTIRQFILVNTIPPTIFCHFWIATFGGTAVFFQWSGLVDVWSGIHEFGMESMVYILLSQFPFSKILMGIFVVTIVFSFATMTDSLVATLAIISTKGVRASEEPPKKLKIIWGIVTGLIAYVLCICGGIEPVRGLISLAGFPMMLFTFAMCISLVKEGIYLLDKPDWLDNKTKSN from the coding sequence ATGCCAGAGGTAAAGACATTGGACGACCGAAGAAAGCTCAACCACTATACCTTCTGGCCCGGATTCATACTCTTGATAGCTGGAATCACCTTAGGCCTGACATATCAGGAAGGCTTGGCGGGAATCCTGAACACAGCCAAGGAATGGATACATTTCAATTTCGGATGGCTTGAAGTCTCGTTGGGAATCATCATTGTCATGTTTACCATCGGGATCGCCTTTTCTCCCATTGGAGATATACGACTAGGAGGTAAAGACGCCAAACCCGAGTTTACCTTTTGGCAGTGGTTTGCTCTATCCCTTTGCGGATGCATCGGCATTGGAATACTTTTTTGGGCCATGGGTGAACCCATCTTTCATATGATGCAACCACCATTGAGCTTGCACATCACGCCAGGATCCAAAGATGCCGGAGTCTTTGCCATCGCTCAAACCACTCTGCATTGGACCATCGCCCAATACTGTTTTTATACCATCTGCGGCGTAGCGATTGCCCTGGTAGGCTTCAACCGTCAGTATCCATTATCAGTAGCTGCGGGTATGTATGCCATTTTCCCAGAAAAATGGCGCCCTGTCGTGGCCCCAACAGTACACGCAATCTGCCTCTTCTCTCTCTGTTGCGCCATCGCCACCAGCATGGGGGCCGGTCTCATGCAGATAGGAAGCGGAACAGGCCATATCTTTGATTACACCCCTGGCCAATGGACCTGGGCTGCCGCAGCAGCCATCATCATTCCAATTTATGTCCTGTCATCGTATTCCGGCCTGAAAAAAGGGATGCGCATCCTATCCTCTGGAACCACACAAGCTTTTTTCTTTTTTATGGCTCTCATTCTTTTCATGGGGCCAACACTGTTCATTCTGGGGATTGGAGTTGAATCATTCGGCTATTTTGCGAATAATTTCTTCCGAAATAGCACGCTGCTCAACACAATGCAGATCAATGACAAATGGCCCATGCAGTGGCTCGTCCCATATATGGAAATCTTTTTCATCTTTGCCCCACTACTGGGGCACTTCCTGGCTCGTATGGGGAAAGGAAGAACCATCCGACAATTTATACTCGTAAATACTATCCCTCCAACAATCTTTTGCCATTTCTGGATTGCCACCTTTGGAGGAACGGCAGTCTTTTTCCAATGGAGCGGACTTGTCGATGTATGGTCCGGCATTCACGAATTTGGCATGGAGTCCATGGTATACATTCTCCTCTCGCAATTCCCCTTCAGTAAAATCCTGATGGGTATATTTGTCGTCACTATTGTATTTTCATTTGCAACCATGACAGACTCTTTGGTTGCAACCTTGGCAATAATATCGACTAAAGGCGTCCGTGCAAGTGAAGAACCTCCTAAAAAACTCAAGATCATCTGGGGTATTGTCACCGGACTTATTGCTTATGTCTTGTGCATATGCGGAGGGATCGAACCCGTTCGCGGCTTAATATCCCTTGCCGGATTCCCCATGATGCTATTTACTTTTGCAATGTGTATTTCACTAGTGAAAGAGGGGATATACCTATTAGACAAACCCGATTGGCTAGACAATAAAACGAAAAGCAACTAA